In Bifidobacterium actinocoloniiforme DSM 22766, a genomic segment contains:
- a CDS encoding AEC family transporter has protein sequence MPGLLSAMEGFFIIGVVIAVGYVAARFRVGGPTAQMVLNKYSFFVSSPCLMFAIMAKEHLGVIFHPSIIVAFLSAATVGLLFVLLNALFFRMDAASTTIGALNSLYLNSNNIGLPVATYILGNPSLVAPILLMQQVVFTPIGLIVLDATTSGRVSLTSIAKQPLKQPLLIGSLGGIVISALSDHVGHFILPEFVFKPIDMIGASAVPMILMAFGMSLHGSKPMKEKTDRPATLTVVVLKNLVMPLVAFLLSYFVMGFRGVELYGCVVLAALPTGQNVYNYAARYEVGMGFARDGILLSTISSPIVIALIAAILS, from the coding sequence ATGCCTGGGCTCTTGAGCGCGATGGAGGGGTTCTTCATCATCGGCGTGGTCATCGCGGTGGGCTATGTGGCGGCGCGCTTCCGAGTGGGCGGACCCACAGCACAGATGGTCCTCAACAAGTACTCCTTCTTCGTCTCCTCGCCCTGCCTGATGTTCGCGATCATGGCCAAGGAGCACCTGGGCGTCATCTTCCACCCGAGCATCATCGTGGCTTTCCTCTCAGCAGCCACGGTCGGCCTGCTCTTCGTGCTCCTCAACGCGCTCTTCTTCCGCATGGACGCGGCCAGCACCACAATCGGCGCCCTGAACTCGCTCTACCTGAACTCCAACAACATCGGCCTGCCGGTCGCCACCTACATCTTGGGCAACCCCAGCCTGGTGGCGCCGATCCTGCTCATGCAGCAGGTGGTTTTCACCCCAATCGGCCTGATTGTGCTCGACGCCACCACCTCCGGGCGGGTCTCGCTTACATCAATCGCCAAGCAGCCCCTGAAACAGCCCCTCCTCATCGGCTCCTTGGGCGGCATCGTCATCTCCGCCCTGTCTGACCACGTAGGGCATTTCATCCTGCCCGAATTCGTGTTCAAGCCCATCGACATGATCGGCGCCTCGGCGGTGCCCATGATCCTGATGGCGTTCGGCATGTCCCTGCACGGCAGCAAGCCCATGAAGGAGAAGACCGACCGACCAGCCACGCTCACCGTAGTGGTCCTGAAGAACCTGGTCATGCCGCTGGTCGCCTTCCTTCTGTCTTACTTCGTCATGGGCTTCCGGGGGGTCGAGCTCTACGGCTGCGTGGTCCTGGCGGCCCTGCCGACCGGCCAGAACGTGTACAACTACGCGGCCCGCTACGAGGTGGGCATGGGCTTCGCGCGCGACGGCATCCTCCTGTCCACCATCTCCTCGCCCATCGTGATAGCCCTCATAGCCGCCATCCTCTCCTGA
- a CDS encoding Maf family nucleotide pyrophosphatase: MTIPVILASQSPSRRDLLLRAGIRPTIRVSQVDESAALKTAASERGVSLHFLPARERVTILAGAKAGAVQERLQAVIETESRARGEQLLSRPLDEGYGSIHSRQPMQQAVAAGQGMLNAAAGPLIIGCDSLFEFQGEALGKPHTPERALERLKAMRGETGTLWTSHCLIDLASGRRVQASSEAQVTFGDYTDADMAAYVATGEPLEVAGSFTLEGLGSAFIASIQGDPSGVMGLSLPTMRSLVESLGFKWSDLWNEREDRERQQAVHPETAKVPDGNIHQPGDGWVDCACGRLHWGLNGAAGVLLARRDPQTGLVSQVLLQHRAAWSAEGGTWGVPGGAIADGESPVEGALRESHEEANIHPEDIDVIGSYVEDHGPWAYTTVFATEREGHQVEPRVNDDESLELAWVSLDQVADRELLEAFGRDWPAFMERLQALPPVR; the protein is encoded by the coding sequence ATGACCATACCCGTGATTCTCGCCTCCCAGTCGCCCTCCCGCCGTGATTTGCTCCTTCGCGCAGGCATCCGGCCCACCATTCGGGTGTCGCAGGTGGACGAATCCGCGGCCCTTAAAACCGCGGCCAGCGAGCGAGGCGTCAGCCTGCACTTCCTGCCCGCCCGGGAACGGGTCACCATCCTGGCCGGCGCCAAAGCCGGTGCCGTGCAGGAGCGTTTGCAGGCCGTGATTGAAACCGAATCCCGGGCCCGGGGCGAGCAGTTGCTCTCGCGCCCGCTCGATGAGGGCTACGGCTCCATCCACTCCCGCCAGCCCATGCAGCAGGCGGTGGCCGCTGGGCAAGGCATGTTGAACGCGGCAGCGGGCCCTCTGATCATCGGCTGCGATTCCCTGTTCGAGTTCCAAGGCGAGGCCTTGGGCAAGCCGCACACCCCCGAGCGCGCCCTGGAGCGGCTCAAGGCCATGCGTGGCGAGACCGGGACCCTGTGGACCAGTCACTGCCTGATTGACCTGGCCTCCGGGCGCCGGGTCCAGGCCAGCTCCGAGGCCCAGGTGACCTTCGGGGACTACACCGACGCCGATATGGCGGCTTACGTGGCCACCGGCGAACCCTTGGAGGTAGCCGGGTCCTTCACCTTGGAAGGCTTGGGTTCCGCCTTCATCGCGTCCATCCAAGGCGACCCCAGCGGGGTCATGGGGCTCAGCCTGCCTACCATGCGCTCGCTGGTGGAGAGCCTAGGATTTAAGTGGTCGGACTTGTGGAACGAGCGCGAGGACAGGGAGCGCCAGCAGGCCGTGCACCCGGAGACGGCGAAGGTGCCGGACGGCAACATTCACCAGCCTGGAGATGGCTGGGTCGATTGCGCTTGCGGCCGCCTGCACTGGGGGCTCAACGGCGCCGCCGGAGTGCTCCTGGCCCGGCGGGACCCGCAGACGGGCCTGGTCAGCCAGGTCCTCCTCCAGCACCGCGCCGCCTGGTCGGCCGAGGGCGGCACCTGGGGGGTGCCCGGCGGAGCCATCGCCGACGGGGAGAGCCCGGTGGAGGGCGCCCTACGCGAGTCGCACGAGGAGGCGAACATCCACCCCGAGGACATCGACGTAATCGGTTCCTACGTGGAGGACCACGGCCCCTGGGCTTATACCACGGTCTTCGCTACGGAGCGTGAAGGCCACCAGGTTGAGCCGCGCGTGAACGACGACGAAAGCCTGGAGTTGGCTTGGGTGTCCCTGGACCAGGTGGCCGACCGCGAGCTCCTGGAGGCCTTCGGCCGCGACTGGCCCGCCTTCATGGAGCGTTTGCAAGCCTTGCCGCCGGTTAGGTAG
- the argS gene encoding arginine--tRNA ligase — MSPEELAIEINAVCRSLAEQTALGALGAEDIPEVGKLAVMRPKDRAHGDWSTNVAMQLAKKAGMNPRDLAQSVANELVNGHGIASVEVAGPGFINITLDAAASAAVVDTVLEAGEAYGSNGHLAGKTLNLEFVSANPTGPIHIGGTRWAAVGDSLARVLKANGAQVVSEYYFNDHGEQINRFAKSLVAAAHGEPAPADGYKGAYIDEIAQRVIEQAQADGVDILNLGRVDAGANSEGEPLGEGDSPQREEFRKRAVPMMFAEIQQSMKDFRVNFDVWFHENSLYEDGEVERAFDVLRSKGDIYEQDGATWFASTKHGDDKDRVIIKSDGNYAYFAADIAYYYNKRHRQVSPADVAIYMLGADHHGYIGRMMAMCAAFGDEPGVNMQILIGQMVNVIKDGKAVRMSKRAGNVVTIDDLVEAVGVDAARYSLARTDYNQSVDIDLDLLASHTNENPVYYVQYAHARSKNVDRNAAAASIDTTLADLSLLDSEADEAVLAQLAMYPSVVQTAADQRAPHRIAHYLEDLAGAYHRWYNLERVVPMPLTDPENREGGERAAELEKAKNPEPARAAARLKLNDAVQRVIANGLGLLGVSAPEKM, encoded by the coding sequence GCGCTTGGCGCCTTGGGAGCCGAGGATATACCGGAGGTCGGGAAGCTCGCGGTCATGCGGCCTAAGGACCGGGCGCACGGCGACTGGTCCACCAATGTGGCCATGCAACTGGCCAAGAAGGCCGGCATGAACCCGCGCGATTTGGCGCAGTCGGTTGCCAACGAGCTGGTCAACGGGCACGGCATCGCCTCCGTCGAGGTGGCAGGGCCCGGCTTCATCAACATCACGCTGGACGCGGCGGCTTCGGCGGCCGTGGTGGACACGGTGCTGGAGGCTGGTGAGGCCTACGGTTCCAACGGGCACCTGGCGGGCAAGACGCTCAACCTGGAGTTCGTCTCGGCCAACCCGACCGGGCCCATCCACATCGGCGGCACCCGCTGGGCGGCCGTGGGAGACTCCCTGGCGCGCGTGCTCAAAGCCAACGGCGCGCAGGTGGTGAGCGAGTACTACTTCAACGACCACGGCGAGCAGATCAACCGCTTCGCCAAGTCCCTGGTGGCGGCGGCCCACGGCGAGCCCGCGCCCGCCGACGGATACAAGGGCGCCTACATCGACGAAATCGCCCAGCGGGTGATTGAGCAGGCCCAGGCGGACGGCGTTGACATCCTGAACCTGGGGCGCGTGGACGCCGGCGCGAACAGTGAGGGCGAACCGTTGGGCGAGGGCGATTCGCCCCAGCGCGAGGAGTTCCGCAAGCGGGCCGTGCCGATGATGTTCGCCGAAATCCAGCAGTCCATGAAGGATTTCCGCGTGAATTTCGACGTGTGGTTCCACGAGAACAGCCTGTACGAGGACGGCGAAGTGGAGCGGGCCTTCGACGTTTTGCGCTCCAAGGGCGACATCTACGAGCAGGACGGCGCCACCTGGTTCGCCTCCACCAAGCACGGCGACGACAAAGACCGCGTGATCATCAAGTCGGACGGCAACTACGCCTACTTCGCCGCCGACATCGCCTACTACTACAACAAGCGCCACAGGCAGGTGAGCCCGGCCGACGTGGCCATCTACATGCTGGGCGCCGACCACCACGGCTACATCGGCCGCATGATGGCCATGTGCGCGGCCTTTGGCGACGAGCCCGGCGTGAACATGCAGATTCTGATAGGGCAGATGGTCAATGTGATCAAGGACGGCAAGGCCGTGCGCATGTCCAAGCGCGCCGGCAACGTCGTCACCATCGACGACCTGGTGGAGGCCGTGGGTGTGGACGCCGCCCGCTACTCCCTGGCCCGCACCGACTACAACCAGTCGGTGGACATCGACCTGGACCTCCTGGCCTCGCACACCAACGAAAACCCGGTCTACTACGTGCAGTACGCCCACGCCCGCTCCAAGAACGTGGACCGCAACGCCGCAGCCGCCAGCATTGACACGACGCTCGCCGACCTGAGCCTGCTCGACTCCGAAGCCGACGAGGCCGTGCTGGCCCAGCTGGCCATGTACCCGTCCGTGGTGCAGACCGCCGCCGACCAGCGGGCCCCCCACCGCATCGCCCACTATTTGGAGGACTTGGCGGGCGCCTACCACCGCTGGTACAACCTGGAGCGTGTGGTTCCCATGCCGCTGACCGACCCGGAGAACCGGGAGGGCGGGGAGCGCGCCGCCGAGTTGGAAAAGGCCAAGAACCCGGAGCCCGCCCGCGCCGCCGCGCGTTTGAAGCTCAACGACGCGGTCCAGCGGGTCATCGCTAACGGCCTGGGCTTGCTGGGCGTATCCGCTCCCGAAAAGATGTGA